A single window of Paenibacillus sp. FSL H8-0537 DNA harbors:
- a CDS encoding Mrp/NBP35 family ATP-binding protein, which translates to MLTREQALEAVEAVTAQYTAGEVSVRDVMVKDRQVSLTVLIASEEAKPSLEAALREALARLGAETVHCRFRALEPAAAADASAQRGAPSGGGEASAAAGAGAAGPVQGHGAGLASPLLDARSGVQFIAVASGKGGVGKSTVTVNLAVALARKGKRVGIIDADIYGFSVPDMMGIEERPQVVNERVIPIEKFGVKVMSMGFFVEDNSPIVWRGPMLGKMLRNFFDEIEWGQLDYLLLDLPPGTGDVALDVHQIIPQSKEIIVTTPHATAAFVAARAGAMAIKTEHEIIGIVENMAYYKCSKCGEPEYIFGRGGGGRLAESLHAELLSQIPLGAPDNHPSEPDFSPSVYKAESETGQLYLELADKVLQKCE; encoded by the coding sequence ATGTTAACACGTGAGCAAGCTTTGGAAGCCGTTGAAGCAGTAACGGCGCAATATACGGCGGGCGAGGTATCCGTCCGCGATGTGATGGTGAAGGACCGTCAAGTTTCACTGACGGTCCTGATTGCCAGCGAGGAGGCGAAGCCCTCGCTGGAAGCCGCGCTGCGCGAAGCGTTGGCGCGGCTGGGCGCCGAAACCGTGCATTGCCGGTTTCGTGCGCTAGAGCCCGCAGCTGCGGCGGATGCATCCGCGCAGCGCGGGGCGCCAAGCGGCGGCGGCGAAGCCTCCGCTGCCGCAGGCGCAGGCGCCGCCGGCCCCGTGCAAGGCCACGGGGCCGGGCTGGCGAGCCCGCTGCTGGATGCCCGCAGCGGGGTGCAGTTCATTGCCGTCGCCAGCGGCAAGGGCGGCGTCGGCAAATCCACAGTGACCGTGAACCTCGCGGTCGCTCTCGCTCGCAAGGGCAAGCGCGTCGGCATTATCGACGCCGACATTTACGGCTTCAGCGTGCCCGATATGATGGGCATTGAAGAGCGCCCGCAGGTCGTGAACGAGCGGGTCATCCCGATTGAAAAATTCGGGGTGAAAGTGATGTCGATGGGCTTTTTTGTCGAGGATAACAGCCCAATCGTATGGCGCGGCCCGATGCTGGGCAAAATGCTGCGCAACTTTTTTGACGAAATCGAATGGGGTCAGCTTGATTATTTGCTGCTTGATCTGCCGCCGGGAACAGGCGATGTGGCGCTGGACGTTCATCAGATCATCCCGCAAAGCAAAGAAATCATCGTCACGACGCCGCACGCTACAGCTGCTTTCGTTGCTGCTCGCGCAGGAGCAATGGCTATTAAGACCGAACATGAAATCATCGGTATCGTTGAAAATATGGCGTATTACAAATGCAGCAAATGCGGCGAGCCGGAATACATTTTTGGCCGCGGCGGTGGCGGAAGGCTAGCGGAGTCGCTTCATGCCGAGCTGCTGTCCCAAATACCGCTTGGTGCGCCGGATAATCATCCATCAGAGCCAGACTTCTCGCCATCCGTATACAAGGCAG
- the cwlD gene encoding N-acetylmuramoyl-L-alanine amidase CwlD — MSAGQAGADYYLMEDGVVFLRRWGRRWVVWITLKGALRLTAAVLAIALVWTLLTYGDERTARTWKTWATPLSGKTIALDAGHGGVDGGAVSKQGVVEKDLNMAIALYLRDYLQQAGALVVMTREGDYDLAAPDTKTYSRRKTEDLHKRVNVIKESQPHLVVSIHMNSIPSAKWSGAQTFYNPANHRGSKLLAAAIQNEIKRNLENTSRVAATENSVYLLKAITDVPTALIEVGFLSNPGEAARLADSEYQRKVAASIYQGLLRYAAGEK, encoded by the coding sequence ATGAGCGCCGGCCAAGCTGGTGCTGATTATTATTTGATGGAGGACGGGGTGGTTTTTTTGCGCCGATGGGGACGACGCTGGGTCGTTTGGATAACGCTAAAGGGAGCACTGCGCTTGACTGCTGCTGTACTGGCAATTGCACTCGTATGGACGCTGCTTACTTATGGAGATGAACGGACTGCACGGACATGGAAGACGTGGGCAACGCCGTTATCTGGTAAAACGATTGCGCTTGATGCTGGGCATGGGGGAGTGGACGGCGGGGCGGTAAGCAAGCAGGGAGTCGTTGAAAAAGATTTGAATATGGCGATTGCGCTATATTTGCGCGATTATTTGCAGCAGGCGGGAGCGCTTGTCGTGATGACGCGCGAAGGGGATTATGATCTCGCAGCTCCAGATACGAAAACCTACAGCAGGCGGAAAACGGAGGATCTGCATAAGCGTGTGAATGTCATAAAGGAGAGCCAGCCGCATTTGGTCGTCAGCATACACATGAACAGTATTCCATCAGCCAAATGGTCAGGAGCGCAAACCTTTTACAATCCGGCTAATCATCGCGGCAGCAAGCTGCTTGCTGCTGCTATTCAAAACGAGATTAAACGCAATTTAGAAAATACGAGCCGCGTCGCAGCAACGGAAAATTCCGTCTATTTGCTCAAAGCTATTACGGATGTGCCCACCGCCTTAATTGAAGTCGGTTTTCTATCTAATCCAGGAGAAGCAGCCAGACTGGCCGATTCGGAATACCAGCGGAAGGTCGCGGCTTCCATTTATCAAGGACTGCTGAGATACGCTGCTGGAGAAAAATGA
- a CDS encoding phosphoadenylyl-sulfate reductase — MNLFEKEALIAKQAVELENATPEEIIAFAVATFPNLTFACSFGAEDVVLVDMLQKVSPTTDIFYLDTDFHFKETYETRDRMIERYPGIPFVEVKPKITPEQQASQYGEELWKSDANQCCSIRKVEPLTRILSQYEAWITGIRRDQAPTRANAKKIEYDTKFGLVKFNPIAHWTSEDVWNYIRENDVIYNPLHDQNYPSIGCEYCTRQVMPGEDPRAGRWAGQEKTECGLHK, encoded by the coding sequence ATGAACCTTTTTGAGAAGGAAGCGCTTATTGCCAAGCAGGCTGTAGAGCTTGAAAATGCAACGCCAGAAGAGATTATTGCATTTGCTGTGGCGACATTTCCTAATCTGACTTTTGCTTGCAGCTTCGGTGCAGAGGATGTCGTGCTTGTAGACATGCTGCAGAAGGTTAGCCCGACAACCGATATTTTCTACCTCGATACTGATTTTCATTTTAAAGAAACGTATGAGACTCGCGATCGTATGATCGAGCGCTACCCAGGAATTCCATTCGTAGAAGTGAAGCCGAAAATTACGCCGGAGCAGCAAGCTTCGCAATATGGCGAAGAGCTGTGGAAGTCAGATGCCAATCAATGCTGCAGCATTCGTAAGGTAGAGCCGCTTACCCGGATTCTGTCCCAATACGAAGCATGGATTACAGGTATTCGTCGTGATCAGGCGCCAACACGTGCCAACGCGAAAAAAATCGAATACGATACAAAATTCGGGTTGGTCAAGTTTAACCCGATTGCCCATTGGACATCGGAGGATGTATGGAATTATATCCGCGAAAATGATGTCATTTACAATCCGCTTCATGATCAAAACTATCCGAGCATTGGCTGCGAATATTGTACGCGTCAAGTTATGCCAGGTGAGGACCCACGCGCTGGACGCTGGGCAGGACAAGAAAAAACAGAGTGCGGCTTGCATAAATAA
- the rpsI gene encoding 30S ribosomal protein S9: MAQVQYYGTGRRKHSVARVRLVPGEGRIIINKRDINEYFGLETLKLIVKQPLNLTETLTQYDVLVIANGGGMSGQAGAIRHGISRALLKVDAEYRPALKRAGFLTRDPRMKERKKYGLKAARRAPQFSKR; the protein is encoded by the coding sequence ATGGCTCAAGTGCAATACTATGGAACGGGTCGTCGTAAACACTCTGTTGCACGTGTACGTCTCGTGCCAGGTGAAGGACGAATCATCATTAACAAACGTGATATCAACGAATACTTCGGTTTGGAAACATTGAAACTAATCGTTAAACAACCGCTTAACCTGACAGAAACGCTTACGCAATATGATGTATTGGTTATTGCTAACGGCGGCGGTATGTCCGGCCAAGCAGGCGCTATCCGTCATGGTATCTCCCGCGCTCTACTGAAAGTAGACGCTGAATACCGTCCAGCTCTGAAACGCGCTGGATTCTTGACTCGTGACCCACGTATGAAAGAGCGTAAAAAATACGGTCTTAAAGCGGCTCGTCGCGCGCCACAATTCTCGAAACGTTAA
- the rplM gene encoding 50S ribosomal protein L13, with protein sequence MRTTYMAKPNEVERKWYIIDAEGKTLGRLASEAASLIRGKHKPQFTPHVDTGDFVIVINAEKIVLTGKKLTDKMYYRHSMYSGGLKVTPANVMIDKKPDRVIELAVHGMLPKTRQGNKMKLRLKAYAGSVHPHQAQNPEVYELRG encoded by the coding sequence ATGCGTACCACCTATATGGCTAAGCCAAATGAAGTTGAACGTAAATGGTACATCATTGATGCGGAAGGTAAAACCCTCGGTCGTCTGGCAAGCGAAGCAGCTAGCTTGATCCGTGGCAAACACAAGCCGCAATTTACACCTCACGTTGATACAGGCGATTTCGTTATCGTAATCAACGCTGAAAAAATCGTTCTGACAGGTAAAAAACTGACAGACAAAATGTACTACCGTCACTCGATGTACTCCGGTGGTTTGAAAGTTACACCGGCTAACGTTATGATCGACAAAAAGCCTGATCGCGTTATCGAATTGGCTGTTCACGGCATGTTGCCAAAAACACGTCAAGGTAACAAAATGAAGCTTAGACTTAAAGCATACGCTGGTTCGGTACATCCGCACCAAGCACAAAATCCTGAAGTTTACGAACTTCGCGGGTAA
- the truA gene encoding tRNA pseudouridine(38-40) synthase TruA yields MRNIAVKVSYDGAQFNGFQSQLEPHLRTVQQEIEKSLKVLTGEEINIIGSGRTDAGVHAMGQVFNFHTKSVIPAERWAIALNTRLPKDIVILEAFEVPEHFHSRRSAKRKTYRYSIDRGKFPDVFTREYCFHYPMRLDAEAMAKALPYVIGEHDFTSFTSIHSTKPHHIRTIYEAYFEQQGSKLHMYVTGNGFLYNMVRVIMGTLLWVGQGKLKPEDMKRILEGKSRSLAGPTAMPHGLTLVEVEYPDELRS; encoded by the coding sequence ATGCGAAATATTGCAGTAAAGGTTAGCTACGATGGGGCGCAGTTTAATGGCTTCCAATCTCAGCTGGAGCCGCATCTCAGAACGGTGCAGCAGGAGATTGAGAAATCGTTAAAGGTACTTACGGGTGAGGAGATTAATATCATTGGCTCGGGCCGGACAGATGCAGGCGTTCATGCTATGGGCCAGGTGTTCAATTTTCATACGAAATCCGTCATACCTGCGGAGAGATGGGCTATTGCGCTGAATACGAGGCTGCCGAAGGATATTGTTATTTTGGAGGCGTTCGAGGTGCCGGAGCATTTTCATTCCCGGCGCTCGGCCAAACGAAAAACGTATCGTTATTCGATAGATCGTGGCAAGTTCCCGGATGTATTCACCCGCGAGTACTGCTTTCATTATCCGATGCGCTTAGATGCAGAGGCTATGGCGAAGGCACTTCCCTATGTGATTGGCGAGCATGATTTTACTTCTTTCACATCTATTCATTCGACAAAGCCGCATCATATAAGAACGATTTATGAGGCATATTTTGAGCAGCAGGGCAGCAAGCTTCATATGTACGTGACCGGCAACGGTTTTTTGTACAATATGGTGCGGGTTATTATGGGTACACTGCTATGGGTGGGGCAAGGCAAGCTGAAGCCGGAAGATATGAAGCGCATATTAGAAGGCAAAAGCAGGTCTTTGGCTGGCCCAACTGCAATGCCTCATGGCCTTACGCTGGTCGAAGTTGAATATCCGGATGAACTAAGAAGTTAA
- the rplQ gene encoding 50S ribosomal protein L17, giving the protein MAYQKLGRNASARKALFRDLVTDLFLYERIQTTEAKAKEVRSIAEKLITKAKQGDLHARRQVAAYVRRETIDGEQDAIQKLFSELGPRYSERPGGYTRILKLGPRRGDAAPMVYLELVDRA; this is encoded by the coding sequence ATGGCATATCAAAAACTAGGCCGTAACGCTAGCGCGCGGAAAGCATTGTTCCGTGACCTCGTTACTGACCTTTTCCTTTATGAGCGTATTCAAACAACGGAAGCAAAAGCGAAAGAGGTTCGTTCGATCGCTGAAAAGCTAATCACGAAAGCGAAGCAAGGCGACTTGCACGCTCGTCGTCAAGTAGCAGCTTACGTGCGTCGTGAAACAATCGATGGAGAGCAGGATGCAATCCAAAAATTGTTCTCGGAGCTGGGCCCCCGTTACTCGGAGCGTCCGGGCGGATACACGCGGATTTTGAAACTAGGACCTCGCCGTGGCGACGCTGCGCCAATGGTATATTTGGAACTGGTAGACCGCGCGTAA
- a CDS encoding DNA-directed RNA polymerase subunit alpha, with product MIEIEKPKIETVDLNEDGTYGRFIVEPLERGYGTTLGNSLRRILLSSLPGAAVTSVQIDGVLHEFSTVPGVMEDVTEIILNLKGLSLKIHSDEEKVLEIDAEGEGIVTAGDIRADSDVEILNPDLHIATLASGARLHMRVFANRGRGYVQADRNKREDQPIGVIPVDSIYTPITRVNYSVENTRVGQVTNYDKLTLEVWTDGSIRPEEAVSLGAKILTEHLDLFVGLTDEAKDAEIMVEKEEDKKEKVLEMTIEELDLSVRSYNCLKRAGINTVQELITKSEEDMMKVRNLGRKSLEEVQEKLEELGLGLRMEE from the coding sequence GTGATTGAGATCGAAAAGCCGAAAATCGAGACCGTGGATTTGAACGAGGATGGGACTTACGGACGGTTCATTGTTGAGCCGCTCGAGCGTGGCTACGGCACGACGCTTGGAAATTCGCTTCGCCGAATTTTGTTGTCGTCTTTGCCGGGTGCAGCTGTTACTTCCGTTCAGATCGACGGAGTGCTTCACGAGTTCTCTACAGTTCCAGGAGTGATGGAAGACGTAACTGAAATCATTCTGAACCTGAAGGGCCTCTCGTTGAAAATCCACTCCGATGAAGAGAAGGTTTTGGAAATCGACGCTGAAGGCGAAGGAATCGTTACGGCGGGCGATATTCGTGCTGACAGCGATGTCGAGATTTTGAACCCTGATCTTCACATCGCCACCTTGGCCTCCGGCGCGCGGCTCCATATGCGTGTTTTTGCTAATCGGGGACGCGGATATGTGCAAGCGGACCGTAACAAAAGGGAAGATCAACCGATTGGAGTCATCCCGGTTGATTCGATTTACACGCCAATTACACGTGTAAATTACAGTGTGGAGAATACTCGTGTTGGTCAAGTGACTAACTATGATAAGCTTACGCTGGAAGTTTGGACTGACGGAAGTATTCGTCCGGAAGAGGCTGTAAGCCTCGGCGCTAAAATCTTGACTGAGCATTTGGATCTATTCGTTGGCTTGACTGACGAAGCGAAAGATGCCGAGATTATGGTGGAGAAGGAAGAAGACAAAAAAGAGAAAGTTCTGGAGATGACTATCGAAGAACTCGATCTTTCCGTACGTTCATACAACTGCTTGAAGCGTGCAGGAATCAATACCGTTCAAGAGCTGATTACGAAATCCGAAGAGGACATGATGAAGGTTCGCAACCTGGGCCGCAAGTCGCTTGAGGAAGTTCAAGAGAAGCTGGAAGAACTGGGTCTTGGCCTGCGCATGGAAGAGTAG